The following is a genomic window from Paenibacillus sp. FSL R5-0766.
CTACTTCCTCGGCTGATTTTCGGATAACCCCTCGCTTTAAATCAATTAAGGCACCGTTCCATTCAAGTGTATCTGTCTGTGTTTCCCCATAAGCGTACGTCCGACGAAGAACCGCTTGAATTTTGGCATACAGTACATTCGTATGAAAGGGTTTTTGGACAAAATCATCCGCACCCATATTAAGCGCCATAACCATATCTAACGGGTGATCGCGGGAGGATAAAAAAATGATGGGTACTTCGGATACAGATCGAATTTCTCTACACCAATGAAAACCGTCAAATTTAGGCAACGTGATATCCATGATTACAAGATGAGGTTGCTGATCAAGAAACGAACGCATAACCTCATTAAAATCATCCGGTTTCGTAACCCGAAACGCCCAAGCTTCCAGCCCTGTTTGTAACGCGTCGAATAATGCCTGATCATCTTCAACTATAAATATATTAAATTCCATAGAGTAAACTTTCTCTCCCTTTTGTAATGTATATAGTTCATACTACTATATTATAAGAATAGAGTGGAGTAAGCGGGGGATTGTTGGTGCCTTGTATTCCTCTAAGGAATCATTAGCAGCTCTAGCCATAGAGTTAGGTCTTGATGGAGTTGGAATTAGCGCAGAAAAGAATAAAGTGAATGTCTACATCACAGAGGCTATAGTGTTCTTTTTCCTAGCACTGATCAGTATCTATTTATCTTGGAATAGCTCAGACTTTGCGAATATTACCTATATGATTGTTTCGTTTTATGGTTTCTTACTTTAATGAGAGTAATGAAGGGAGTGCTACTCCAGTTTTGTAGTGGCACCATTTCCCATCTTTAACCGTAGTATCTAAGTATGTCCATTCTATTAAAAATTGGATTGGCAACTATATTCAATAAAGGAGATTACATAACATGAAGAATTGGAAACGCATGCTCTTGTCTCTTACAATCTCGGTAGGATTGCTCGCGTCTGCAGTACCAGCCATGGCTGCTCCACAAGGAACTTCCGTCAAGGTTAATGACCAAGCTGTGAAATATGCTACAGGAGCACCAATCCTTGAGAAAGGTACAACATTAGTTCCACTGCGGACTACGCTGGATGCTATGGACGTGAAGCTAACAACTGCGACAGATGATACGATCACGGCTGTAGTAGATGGCAAAACGATTACACTCAAAAGCAAGCTTACACGTATCAACGGTGTAACGTATGCGCCAATCCGCATCGTTGGTGATGCAGCAGGTTACGAAGTTCGCTGGGATGCTGCAACGCGCACGGTGCTGTTGGTATCCAAAGGTGGAACAACCGAAACTGCTCAAACCGGTGGACGTGGATTCATGTGGGAAGTTGAAAGCAATGGCAACACGGTCTATCTGGTAGGGTCCATGCATATTGCTGATGAGAGCTTCTATCCATTGCGTCCGGAGTTTGAAGAAGCCTTTGCGGAAGCTGACTATCTCGGGGTAGAGATTGATATTAGCAAAGCCGCTGATGAAGAGCAGCAAAAGCTGGTTCTAAGTCTGGGTTCGTATCAAGATGGAACAACACTGAAAGACCACATTTCCAGTGAAACGTATACTAAGCTGGGTGATGTATTGAAGAAAAATGGTCTGGAGTCTAACGCCTTGGATGCATTTAAGCCTTGGGTAGTAGAGAGCACACTTGCAAGTTTGAAGTCCACAACGGCAGGATACGAAGCGTCAGCAGGAGTGGATCTGTATTTCATCCAGAAAGCGATCGAGCGCAAACTTCCAGTTATTGAGTTAGAGAGTTATCAATCTCAACTTGGCATGTTTAACGACTTTTCCAAAGAAACACAAGAGGAAACACTGAAAGCGACAATTGAAAACTTCGACGTGTTGGATAACAGTGTGAATGAAATGGCTGAAATGTGGAAAACGGGTAATGACGAGCAACTGCTTGAACTGACAAACAGCTTCTCCACTAACGAGGAATATAACAAAGCAATGCTGGTTGATCGTAACATTGGTATGGCGGACAAAATCGATGGTTACTTGAAAAACGGCAAAGGTGAGGAATATTTCATTGTTGTTGGCGCGGCACACTACTTGGGTGATCACGGCATCGTGAAACTGCTTGAGGATAAAGGATATAAAGTAGAACGTAAATAAATATAGACTACTATAGAAGGTAACCCTTTCGTCTCGAATATAAGAGTTGAGAGAGTTACCTTCTTATATATAGAAGAAAGACAGATTAAATAAAGAAGATCAAGCTGCAGGATAATACAATTGAACCTAAGAGTTCGTTGTAGATTGAAGGTCCTTAATATGGTTAGATCGTGGATTTGATATGTTTTGAAATTAACTCTTTACAAGTGTATGATCTACATGGTATATTCTATTTCCGGCCAAAAAAACACGAGATACACGGTGCGGCAAGCGAATAAAATAAGCTTCGAAAGAAACTTAAAAAAAGAGCTTGCAAAGTTGGTTCGGACATGATATTATATAAGAGTTGCTGAAGAGAACGACATTCGGTAACGAAACAAGTTTGATCTTTGAAAACTGAACAACGAGTGAGTAAACATTCTGCTTGCAGAATGAACGCAAAAGTTGAAACAAGCCTTGGCTTGAATCAGCTGGAGCACAAATGAGATTTTTAATCTCGTCAGATTCAAAATGAGCTTATCGCTCTTTTCAATACTTTATTGGAGAGTTTGATCCTGGCTCAGGACGAACGCTGGCGGCATGCCTAATACATGCAAGTCGAGCGGAGTTGATAGGAAGCTTGCTTCCTTGATACTTAGCGGCGGACGGGTGAGTAACACGTAGGCAACCTGCCCTCAAGTTTGGGACAACTACCGGAAACGGTAGCTAATACCGAATAGTTGTTTCCTTCGCCTGAAGGAAACTGGAAAGACGGAGCAATCTGTCACTTGGGGATGGGCCTGCGGCGCATTAGCTAGTTGGTGGGGTAACGGCTCACCAAGGCGACGATGCGTAGCCGACCTGAGAGGGTGATCGGCCACACTGGGACTGAGACACGGCCCAGACTCCTACGGGAGGCAGCAGTAGGGAATCTTCCGCAATGGGCGAAAGCCTGACGGAGCAATGCCGCGTGAGTGATGAAGGTTTTCGGATCGTAAAGCTCTGTTGCCAGGGAA
Proteins encoded in this region:
- a CDS encoding response regulator transcription factor, with product MEFNIFIVEDDQALFDALQTGLEAWAFRVTKPDDFNEVMRSFLDQQPHLVIMDITLPKFDGFHWCREIRSVSEVPIIFLSSRDHPLDMVMALNMGADDFVQKPFHTNVLYAKIQAVLRRTYAYGETQTDTLEWNGALIDLKRGVIRKSAEEVDLTKNELFLLISLVKSNNSVISRHDLIRKLWEDEQFVNDNTLTTNITRLRQKLDPLGLSDAIVTKKGMGYMAVTL
- a CDS encoding TraB/GumN family protein, whose translation is MKNWKRMLLSLTISVGLLASAVPAMAAPQGTSVKVNDQAVKYATGAPILEKGTTLVPLRTTLDAMDVKLTTATDDTITAVVDGKTITLKSKLTRINGVTYAPIRIVGDAAGYEVRWDAATRTVLLVSKGGTTETAQTGGRGFMWEVESNGNTVYLVGSMHIADESFYPLRPEFEEAFAEADYLGVEIDISKAADEEQQKLVLSLGSYQDGTTLKDHISSETYTKLGDVLKKNGLESNALDAFKPWVVESTLASLKSTTAGYEASAGVDLYFIQKAIERKLPVIELESYQSQLGMFNDFSKETQEETLKATIENFDVLDNSVNEMAEMWKTGNDEQLLELTNSFSTNEEYNKAMLVDRNIGMADKIDGYLKNGKGEEYFIVVGAAHYLGDHGIVKLLEDKGYKVERK